DNA sequence from the Sulfurimonas sediminis genome:
TGCACAGAAATCTATTTATGATGACCAAAACGGGAAATTTCTCTCACTGACAGACACACTCAACCTCTCTTTGAATGTCAAAATCGGGTATGTTCAAGGGGAAGATCCTGCCGAAGCAGCCCAAATTCAGTTTCCACAGGCTCTTGGCTTTATGATAGCGGGACGTGTTGCCAACAATATTGGTGTATTTACCGAAATCGGTTACGAATCAGAAGACGGGAATGATCCTTTATTTCAACTCGCTACTTTGGTAGTGCCTGTTGTGTATGAACTTCCAGACTATACACTCGGAACCGTTTTTTACCGAACAAGTGAATTTGGAGCAGCCGCTTCTTATGACACACTGGCAACCGGTTCCAAGGCAAACGGGCAGACACTTGAAGCTGTTTCTGTCACATCTGCGCAGTCTTACATTGTCAATAATGCAGGAGAAGAAGCTGCTGCAGAAGGTATCGGCTTTTATATTGCAAGTGATTTATGGTACGGTGTTTACTCTGCCTATGTGCCGACTGTCGGTACCGTCTCAGGTGTTACACCCGCACATTACGCTTCGCTTGCTTTTACACCGCAGGTCGGCAACTGGGATCTTGGGATGAGTGGACAACTCTGGTGGGGAACAGCCTCAAGAGATGATGCCAATACTTCTTTGCCAAAAATAGAAGATAAAACAGACAAGTTTGCACTGAACTTTCAGGCTATGGGATCCGTTGACACACTTCCTGTGAGTGTTTTTCTCACCTATGCCCAGGCAAAACAAGGTAGTATCTTTGCACAGACTCCAAACAAAGTAAAAGCAGCTACCATTATGGGTGAAATAGCGCCTATCGCGCATATTCTTATGTTCTCAGCAGGCTACAGGGCAGCAGACAACGGTGCAAATACAAACTCTACAGACAATGCACAACTTCTGGCTGTCAAATATTTTTACAAAGAAAATGTGCAATGTCAGTTTGATTATGTCTTTAATCAAAATTCTCAAAAACGCAATGAGATATACTTTACATTACGTGCTGTTTTCTAACACTTCCTTTTTTTCTGTCATGCTATAGACTTTTCTCCTCCATAGCATGACATCTTTTGCGAAACTCACAAATTCACCACAAACTCTTACTATACTTTTCTAAAATAAATTCTAAAAGGATAGAAAATGATTTACAAAACACAAACGAACACTCCTCTTGAAACAGTCAAAGCAGAGATTCAAGACAAAGCAAAAGCATTAGGTTTTGGTGTATTGGGGTCTTATGATTTTCAGAATATTCTGCACAACAAAGGATTTGAGCTTGACACTCCAATTACTGTATATGAACTCTGCAATCCACCGGCTGCAAATATGGCACTCAATGCCATCCCTGATATTTCCGTGTATCTTCCCTGCCGGATATCAGTATACGAACAAAACGGGGTGACAGTTTTAGCAACAATCGGTATAGAAGATATACTCAATGCAGTAGATGTAGATGATGATTTCAAACAACATATGGGCGAAATATTTAACAATCTGCGTACGCTTATGGATACTCTTTAAAGGAGTCAATTATGTTTGATCATGCAATGACAGGATGGGGGTTTACAATGGGTTTAGGATGGATAATACCACTGCTTTTGATTTTCGCGCTTTTTTATTTTATTAACAACAATAACAACAGTGACAGAGAGTCAGCACGAGATATTTTAGACAGAAAATATGCAAACGGTGAAATAGACGAAGAAGAGTACAAGCGAAAAAAAGAGCTGTTAAAACACTGATTTGGAGGTGTATTATGAGTGAAAAGAAAACAGAAGAAAACACAGAAGAAGAAAATATTTACTGTATAGATGATTCCTGTGAAATAGGCAATGTATTTTATACCTGTCCTATGCACCCCGAGATTCATCAGGACCATCCGGGGAACTGTCCAAAATGTGGCATGACTCTTGAAAAAGAGGTTGAAGCACTGCCGACAATAAAAACACAATACACCTGTCCCATGCACCCTGAAATTATCCGTGATGAACCGGGAGACTGTCCTATCTGTGGAATGCATCTTGAACCTATAACAGTACAGGCCGAAGAAAAAAACGAAGAACTTGATGATATGAGCCGTCGCTTTTTGATAAGCACCGTTTTGTCAATTCCTTTGTTTGCCCTGGCAATGGTTCATGACATTACTCCGCAGTATATTCCCTCCTGGCTGAGTGCACAATTAGTACAGTGGATTGAATTTGTTTTGGCAACGCCTGTTGTACTTTGGGGCGGCTGGCCTTTTTATGTCAAAGGCTATCAGTCGGTAAAAACATGGAATTTAAATATGTTTACGCTCATCTCCATGGGTGTGGGAGCTGCCTATCTTTACAGTGTCGTGGCTCTCTTTTTTCCTGAAATTTTTCCACCGCTTATGCACACAGCAGAAGGTGTCGTACCTGTTTACTTTGAGGCAGCAGCCGTTATTACAACCCTTGTTCTTTTGGGTCAGGTGCTGGAACTGCGGGCAAGAAGCAAAACAAACACAGCCATCAAAACCCTGCTTAACCTTGCTCCCAAAAAAGCACACAGAATTATAGATGAAGCGGGCAATGAAGAGGAGGTCAATCTCGAACTTGTACATGTAGGCGACAAGCTCCGAGTCAAACCGGGAGAAAAAATTCCTGTTGACGGTGTGGTTATTGAGGGACAGAGTAATATTGACGAATCTATGATAACAGGAGAACCTGTGCTTGTCCAAAAAACGGTAGGCGATACACTCATAGGTGCTACCATCAATAAAAACGGAACCTTGGTTATGCAGGCGACAAAAGTAGGCTCTGATACAATGCTGGCCCAGATTGTTCAGATGGTAGCCCAGGCCCAACGATCCCGCGCACCGATTCAGCAGCTTGCCGATACCGTGTCAAGTTATTTTGTACCTGCAGTTGTCATTTCTGCGGTACTTGCTTTTATAGGCTGGTATATCTGGGGACCGTCTCCGCAACTCGCTTATGCCGTTGTCGCTGCAGTTTCCGTACTGATTATTGCCTGTCCGTGTGCCCTCGGCCTTGCTACACCAATCTCGATAATGGTGGCTACCGGTCGTGCAGCACTCTCAGGCATCCTGATCAAAGACGCAAAAACACTCGAGACGATGGAAAAAATAGACACTCTCGTCGTAGATAAAACCGGAACACTTACTCTTGGAAAACCAAAAGTGACTGATTTTCTCACAGCTTCGGGCTATGATACAAAAGAGCTTGTCAAATATGCTGCTTCATTGGAGCGGGCAAGTGAGCATCCTCTTGCACAGTCTGTTATAGACTATGCAACAGAGCTCAATATTTCACTTATCAATGTAGACAATTTTGAAGCGGTACCCGGCAAAGGAGTCATTGCCAAAATTGACGGTAAAAAGATAATTTTAGGCAGTGAAAAACTTTTACAGGAAGAAAATATTTCCATAGAAGAGGTACGGGCAAAAGCAGATGCCATGCGCAATGATGCAAAAGGCATTATTTTTATGGCGATAGATAATAAATATT
Encoded proteins:
- a CDS encoding DUF302 domain-containing protein, producing the protein MIYKTQTNTPLETVKAEIQDKAKALGFGVLGSYDFQNILHNKGFELDTPITVYELCNPPAANMALNAIPDISVYLPCRISVYEQNGVTVLATIGIEDILNAVDVDDDFKQHMGEIFNNLRTLMDTL
- a CDS encoding SHOCT domain-containing protein, translating into MFDHAMTGWGFTMGLGWIIPLLLIFALFYFINNNNNSDRESARDILDRKYANGEIDEEEYKRKKELLKH
- a CDS encoding copper-transporting P-type ATPase, with amino-acid sequence MSEKKTEENTEEENIYCIDDSCEIGNVFYTCPMHPEIHQDHPGNCPKCGMTLEKEVEALPTIKTQYTCPMHPEIIRDEPGDCPICGMHLEPITVQAEEKNEELDDMSRRFLISTVLSIPLFALAMVHDITPQYIPSWLSAQLVQWIEFVLATPVVLWGGWPFYVKGYQSVKTWNLNMFTLISMGVGAAYLYSVVALFFPEIFPPLMHTAEGVVPVYFEAAAVITTLVLLGQVLELRARSKTNTAIKTLLNLAPKKAHRIIDEAGNEEEVNLELVHVGDKLRVKPGEKIPVDGVVIEGQSNIDESMITGEPVLVQKTVGDTLIGATINKNGTLVMQATKVGSDTMLAQIVQMVAQAQRSRAPIQQLADTVSSYFVPAVVISAVLAFIGWYIWGPSPQLAYAVVAAVSVLIIACPCALGLATPISIMVATGRAALSGILIKDAKTLETMEKIDTLVVDKTGTLTLGKPKVTDFLTASGYDTKELVKYAASLERASEHPLAQSVIDYATELNISLINVDNFEAVPGKGVIAKIDGKKIILGSEKLLQEENISIEEVRAKADAMRNDAKGIIFMAIDNKYCAIIAIEDPIKETSVEAVHTLEKEGITVVMLSGDNEFTANAVAKKLGISKVYANVLPDGKADIIKELQSSGARVAMAGDGINDAPALAQADVGIAMGTGTDVAIESAGVTLIKGDLLGIVKVLRLSRATMQNIRQNLFFAFVYNSAGVPIAAGVLYPFFGIVLSPIIAAAAMSFSSVSVIANALRLKNVKL